GCCATCGGCCCCATGGCCACCAGTCCCTGGGTGGCGTTGAGGTCGGAGATGGAGCGGGAGACCACCTGGCCGGTGACGATCTGGTCCTGGCCGGGGCCGTCGAGACGCTGCAGGGTGTCGAGGATCCTCACCCGCAGGGTGTGCTGGGTGTCGATGGACAGCCGGCCGGCCGTGTAGCGGCGCAGGAACTGGCAGAGGTAGCGGGCCAGCGCCACGACGACGAGGACGATGATGATCGCCGTGATCGGTGAGTATCCCGACAGCAGCCGGGTGGCCGGGGTGGAGTCGACCGCACCGGTGGCCACGTCGACGGCGGAGCCGGTGAGCAGCGGGATGGCCACCTCGAAGAGCACCGCGCCGATGGTGGCCAGCAGGGTGACGGCGGTGATGCCCCGGCGGGCCCGCAGCGCCGAGAGCAGTTCCCGGGTGCCGGAGTTGCTCCGCAACTACGCCCCGGCTGCGAAGCTCGCGGGCACCGGCCCCAGGGACTCGCGGGAGTTGGTGATGACGTTCTTGGCCAGCTTCCGGTTCGCCATCGTGCCCAGGACCGCACCGATGCCCAGCGGCATGATCTTGCCCAGCCACGCGCGGCGGAACTTCCTGGTCACCTGCTTGAGGGCGGTGCGCATGAGGCGGTTGTTCACCTCGCCGAGCTTCGGCGCGGAGAACCGCGCCAGGGTGGACGCGGACGGCAGGCCCTTCTCGGACCCCAGGTCGAGCATGAGCGTATCGACGATCGCGGTACCCTTCGACCCGAGCAGGGCCAGGAGGATGAGCGCCTTGCGGCGCTCCTTCTCCGTGATGTCCACGCCGCGCAGCTGCGCGGAGGCCATGGTGTACCAGGCGGCGGCGTCGAGGAAGACGAGCGATTCCGCGCCGATGGCGGCGGCACCGGTGAAGAAGCCGATGCCCGGGATGGCGGCCGCGGCACCCGCGCCCGCTCCGGAGCCGGTGGACAGGCGCATGAAGTGCTTGTCGATGATCTCCTGGATCTCCGTCGGGCCGGCGTCGGGGTTCTTCTCCCGCAGGAACTCGACGTACCTGACGATCGCCGACGACTGGATCGACACCGCCCGGCCGAGGGTGTTGATGAGGATGCGGCCGGCGGGGCCGACCTTGGCCTCGACGGCCTTCGGGTCGGAGCCGAGTCCGTCGGTGACGGGGCGGTTGTCGATGTCGGTGGCCATGTTCGCTCCTCAGGGGTAGGTGGTTACTTATGTGTCAACGATGAGACGTGCCTGATTTGTTCCCGGGTCAGCTGTGAGTCACCTGTCAGCTGTTGGCGAACGCCTCCGCCGCCTCGACCTGCTCCGGGGTGGGGGTCACGCCGGTGTAGAGCGCGAACTGCTCCGCGGCCTGGAGGGCGACGACCTCACCGCCGTTGATGGTGGGCACCCCCAGCCGCTGCGCGGCCCGGATCAGCGGGGTCTGAACCGGGTAGGCCACGACGTCGAAGACCACCTCGGCCGCCGTGATCTCGGCGTCGGTGAATGCCTGATCAGCCTCCCGGTCGCCGAACATGCCCAGCGGGGTGACGTTGACCAGCAGCTTCGCCTCGGCCGGCACCTCCGCCGAGTAGTCCCACCCGTAGCGGGTGGCCAGTGCCGGGCCCGTCTCGTGGTTGCGGGCGACGACGGTGCCGGTCATCCCGTGGTCGGCCAGGGCCGCGACGACGGCGTTGGCCATCCCGCCCGACCCACGGACCGCGACCGGCAGCGCCGGGTCGACACCGTGCGACTCCAGCAGGGCGGCGACCGCGACGTAGTCGGTGTTGTAGCCCAC
Above is a window of Corynebacterium suedekumii DNA encoding:
- a CDS encoding shikimate 5-dehydrogenase — its product is MVNYVDRETVLCISLAARPSNHGVRFHNWLYAELGLNYLYKAVAPADITAAVAGIRGLAIRGAAVSMPYKQDVIPLLDALDPSAERIGAVNTIVNTDGELVGYNTDYVAVAALLESHGVDPALPVAVRGSGGMANAVVAALADHGMTGTVVARNHETGPALATRYGWDYSAEVPAEAKLLVNVTPLGMFGDREADQAFTDAEITAAEVVFDVVAYPVQTPLIRAAQRLGVPTINGGEVVALQAAEQFALYTGVTPTPEQVEAAEAFANS